One Strix uralensis isolate ZFMK-TIS-50842 chromosome 9, bStrUra1, whole genome shotgun sequence DNA segment encodes these proteins:
- the SUCNR1 gene encoding succinate receptor 1 isoform X1 — translation MAVNETCGSLLMNRALEKYYLSTMYSLEFILGFTGNTIVVFGYIFCLKKWKSGNIYLFNLSLSDLLFLCTLPILVNSYSRDQWAKESILCHSNRFLLHANLYSSILFLTVISIDRYMLIKYPFREHILQKRKTALIVSVALWIGVILELLPLVYFLEPITAANNYKCLDYASSGHPVENLIYSMFLTVFGFLIPLVIMCCFYVKMVVFLKNRSEQLSSLLTLEKPLTLVVLTVVIFSVLFTPYHIMRNVRLASRIPALNVSLCTQGIINTIYIITRPIAFLNSAINPVFYFLMGDHFREMLMAKLRQLLSRLTTPGK, via the coding sequence GCTGTGAACGAGACTTGCGGCTCTTTGCTGATGAACAGAGCCCTAGAAAAGTATTATCTATCCACCATGTACAGCCTTGAGTTCATTTTAGGCTTCACTGGAAACACCATTGTTGTCTTTGGCTatattttctgcctgaaaaagtGGAAAAGTGGCAACATCTACCTGTTCAATTTATCATTAtcagatttattatttctgtgtaCTCTTCCAATACTCGTCAACAGCTACTCCAGAGATCAGTGGGCAAAGGAGAGCATCTTGTGCCACAGCAACAGATTCCTGTTGCATGCAAACCTGTATAGCagcatcctcttcctcactgttatCAGTATCGACCGATACATGCTCATAAAATATCCTTTCAGAGAACATattctgcagaagaggaaaacGGCCCTTATTGTGTCTGTTGCCTTATGGATCGGGGTGATACTGGAACTGCTGCCGCTGGTGTATTTCCTGGAGCCTATAACTGCTGCCAATAATTACAAGTGTCTTGATTACGCGAGCTCTGGACACCCTGTGGAAAACCTCATCTACAGCATGTTCCTGACTGTCTTTGGGTTCCTTATCCCTCTTGTGATCATGTGCTGCTTCTATGTGAAGatggttgtttttcttaaaaacaggAGCGAGCAACTCAGTTCCCTCCTGACTCTTGAAAAACCCCTTACGTTAGTGGTCCTCACAGTGGTCATCTTCTCGGTGCTCTTTACTCCCTATCACATAATGCGCAACGTCCGACTTGCTTCCCGAATACCAGCCTTGAACGTCTCGCTGTGCACGCAGGGCATCATCAACACCATTTACATCATCACGAGACCCATTGCCTTTTTAAATAGTGCCATTAATCCTGTCTTTTATTTCTTAATGGGTGACCACTTCAGAGAGATGCTGATGGCAAAACTAAGGCAGCTCTTGAGCAGGTTGACAACCCCTGGCAAGTGA
- the SUCNR1 gene encoding succinate receptor 1 isoform X2 — translation MNRALEKYYLSTMYSLEFILGFTGNTIVVFGYIFCLKKWKSGNIYLFNLSLSDLLFLCTLPILVNSYSRDQWAKESILCHSNRFLLHANLYSSILFLTVISIDRYMLIKYPFREHILQKRKTALIVSVALWIGVILELLPLVYFLEPITAANNYKCLDYASSGHPVENLIYSMFLTVFGFLIPLVIMCCFYVKMVVFLKNRSEQLSSLLTLEKPLTLVVLTVVIFSVLFTPYHIMRNVRLASRIPALNVSLCTQGIINTIYIITRPIAFLNSAINPVFYFLMGDHFREMLMAKLRQLLSRLTTPGK, via the coding sequence ATGAACAGAGCCCTAGAAAAGTATTATCTATCCACCATGTACAGCCTTGAGTTCATTTTAGGCTTCACTGGAAACACCATTGTTGTCTTTGGCTatattttctgcctgaaaaagtGGAAAAGTGGCAACATCTACCTGTTCAATTTATCATTAtcagatttattatttctgtgtaCTCTTCCAATACTCGTCAACAGCTACTCCAGAGATCAGTGGGCAAAGGAGAGCATCTTGTGCCACAGCAACAGATTCCTGTTGCATGCAAACCTGTATAGCagcatcctcttcctcactgttatCAGTATCGACCGATACATGCTCATAAAATATCCTTTCAGAGAACATattctgcagaagaggaaaacGGCCCTTATTGTGTCTGTTGCCTTATGGATCGGGGTGATACTGGAACTGCTGCCGCTGGTGTATTTCCTGGAGCCTATAACTGCTGCCAATAATTACAAGTGTCTTGATTACGCGAGCTCTGGACACCCTGTGGAAAACCTCATCTACAGCATGTTCCTGACTGTCTTTGGGTTCCTTATCCCTCTTGTGATCATGTGCTGCTTCTATGTGAAGatggttgtttttcttaaaaacaggAGCGAGCAACTCAGTTCCCTCCTGACTCTTGAAAAACCCCTTACGTTAGTGGTCCTCACAGTGGTCATCTTCTCGGTGCTCTTTACTCCCTATCACATAATGCGCAACGTCCGACTTGCTTCCCGAATACCAGCCTTGAACGTCTCGCTGTGCACGCAGGGCATCATCAACACCATTTACATCATCACGAGACCCATTGCCTTTTTAAATAGTGCCATTAATCCTGTCTTTTATTTCTTAATGGGTGACCACTTCAGAGAGATGCTGATGGCAAAACTAAGGCAGCTCTTGAGCAGGTTGACAACCCCTGGCAAGTGA